In Acetivibrio cellulolyticus CD2, the sequence TTCTGTTAAAAATACACCACAGGTACAACCGCCGCCTCAGCAGCCACAACAGCAGTATACGGAGCAATATCCTCAGCAACAGCAGTATCCACAGCAACAATACCAACAGCAGTATCCACCACAGCAATATCCTCCAATGCAGCAGGGGATGGGACAGCCGTTTTATGGACAGGCTCCGCAGGAGCAGGGGAGGTTCAGAGAACCCATTAATGTTCAGCCGGCACAGTTCCAAGCATTTGATGATGGCATGATATCTTTTGAACGAAAGAATATTGGACTTATAATGGATGTGCCATTGCAGGTCACGGTAGAATTAGGGAGAACCAACAGGCTTATTAAGGATATTTTGGAATTTGGACCAGGTTCTATAATCGAGTTGGATAAACTGGCAGGTGAGCCCGTAGATATCCTTGTAAACGGTAAAGTGATAGCAAAAGGGGAAGTTGTTGTAATTGATGAAAGTTTTGGTGTAAGAATTACCGATATTATACATCCTTCAAAGAGGCTTTAGGAATGCCGAAAAGAAAACTTCGGCAAGAACTTCAGTGCCTCATATCTATTGGTTGGGTGAGTACTTATTGAAATAGCAATCAAAAATTTCAAAATACATTTAGGCATTTTGTTTACAATACCATCCGGAAGTAGTAAAGACTATAATTTAAGGAGAGGGATATATAATGAGTAAAAAAATTCTAATTGTTGACGACGCAGCGTTTATGAGAATGATGATTAAGGATATCCTTACAAAAAACGGTTATGAAGTTGCTGGTGAGGCTGAAAATGGAGCACGTGCTATCGATAAGTTTAAGGAGTTAACTCCAGACTTGGTAATAATGGACATAACTATGCCGGAAGTAGACGGAATAGCAGCTGTTAGAGAAATAAAAAAGATCAATTCTGATTCGAAGATAATAATGTGTTCCGCAATGGGGCAGCAGGCAATGGTAATTGAGTCTATCCAGGCGGGTGCAAGGGATTTTATTGTAAAGCCATTCCAGGCAGAAAGAGTTGTAGAAGCAGTTAAGAAAGTATTGGGTTAATACCTGTAACGTAAACAAAACTATAGCTGTTAAAGCTGGACAAGGAGTATCAAATGAGCGGCTTTGGTGACATGCTGATTAGCATTTTTGTGTTTGTTATTGTTTTTGGCTCGATACTCTTTTTGGCATATGTTACTACCAAGTTTGTTGGTAATAAGTCGGGAAGGGCTATGAAAGGGAAGTATGTCAATATTGTTGAAACAGTTAGCTTAGGACTCGACAGCAAGCTTCATCTTGTAAAGATTGGCGAAGAATTTGTGCTGATAAGTGCATCGGGTAAGAATGTTCAACTGCTTACAAAAGTTGATATGGGGGGCTATACTGAAGAGGAAATTTCAGGTAGTGGAAATTCCTTTGATTTTAAAGAAATTTTTGAAAAGTATATTCAGAACTTTAAAGGCAAGCAGAGCACTAAGGGAGATGTAAAGTCAGAAGATAGTAGTAGTAACGAGGATAAAAGTTTTCGGCATAATCTTGAAAAATTAAAGACGATAACATCAAGAGTAGGAAAGTATGATACCAAAGGCGGAGATGAAAACACTAATGGGAATCAAGGTTAAGTACTTTGTAACTGTTACGCTATTACTTATAGTTTTGGTAGTTCTGGCGTCAAATGTATATGCTGAGCCTGATTTA encodes:
- a CDS encoding response regulator, translated to MSKKILIVDDAAFMRMMIKDILTKNGYEVAGEAENGARAIDKFKELTPDLVIMDITMPEVDGIAAVREIKKINSDSKIIMCSAMGQQAMVIESIQAGARDFIVKPFQAERVVEAVKKVLG
- a CDS encoding flagellar biosynthetic protein FliO: MSGFGDMLISIFVFVIVFGSILFLAYVTTKFVGNKSGRAMKGKYVNIVETVSLGLDSKLHLVKIGEEFVLISASGKNVQLLTKVDMGGYTEEEISGSGNSFDFKEIFEKYIQNFKGKQSTKGDVKSEDSSSNEDKSFRHNLEKLKTITSRVGKYDTKGGDENTNGNQG